A portion of the Thermoanaerobaculum aquaticum genome contains these proteins:
- a CDS encoding S41 family peptidase, whose translation MRRWALFFALWLLPHLLLAQTKLLRFPDVYGGEVVFCYAGDLWKAPAGGGLAVRLTAHPGQELFPKFSPDGKWIAFTGQYDGDEQVYVIPSQGGEPKQLTYYPAKGPLAPRHGYDNQVYGWTPDGSAVLFRSFMDADGGRTETALYTVKLTGGLPEKLPMPTAGAGDFSPDAKKMVYSPLFRDFRTWKRYEGGWAQDLYIVDLASLALTPVSPTKRTERDPMWIGDKVYFVSDRDGTLNLYSFDPRNQNTEQLTHSKTWDVRWASSDNRRFIVYEFGGELRLFDTQTKEDRAIPITVPDDGLAARPSWYRADKNVEDFALSPAGERALFVARGDIFTVPVEKGPTRNLTQSSGAHDKWARWSPDGKYVAFVSDADGEENIYLVAQDGSEKPVQLTKGLTAMLYAPEWSPTGTHLAFADKDGKVYLLDVAKKTYELIAQDERSRVQDYSFSPDGQFLAFSLSDANENRSIYIYSLAEKKLHRVTDELFDEWEPVWDPEGNYLYFLSDREFTPQISQVEWNFAGNRMTRLYALVLKKDGKHPFPPESDEVKVESEKQKNEAEAGGEKEADKQGEKGKAKPEKKLPTVVVDFEGLGQRVVPVPLEGENYGGLAAVKGYLLYIKRGAPFYGRDSYAKPGLYIYDLKKREESLLVGEVGSYAVSADGKKVLVQQGKAYKVYDVKPQAKDPKTVSTADLKVYRVPQEEWAEIFREVWRRYRDFFYVRNMHGYDWKAIGQQYEKLLPYVKHRSDLNYLLGEMVSELNVGHAYIQGGDFEIPERPQVALPGARFALDEKAGRYRIAKIFTGDPFDDKYRAPLSEVGVDARVGDYVLAVDGVELKAHDNIYRLLQHKKDPVTLTLNSKPSFEGARKVTYKPIFDESNLLYYEWVKENREKVAALSGGRIGYLHIPDMGADGIYEFIKWYYPQIRKEGLVIDVRSNGGGNVSQWIIERLDNKLLGTRFGNRGDQARTYPYTVFYGHMACLLNQTSASDGDIFPHMFRKAGLGPLIGKRSWGGVVGISSHGPLIDGGQVFVPEQGTNDVDGSWVIEGHGVDPDIEVDNDPASVIAGRDNQLERAVAYLLEKIEKEPRKLPQRPPDPVKTK comes from the coding sequence ATGCGTCGTTGGGCTTTGTTTTTTGCGCTTTGGCTTTTGCCGCACCTTTTGCTGGCCCAAACCAAGCTCTTGCGCTTCCCCGATGTGTACGGCGGGGAGGTGGTCTTTTGCTATGCGGGTGACCTGTGGAAGGCCCCAGCGGGTGGCGGCCTGGCGGTGCGCCTCACCGCTCATCCCGGTCAGGAGCTTTTCCCCAAGTTTTCCCCCGATGGAAAGTGGATTGCCTTTACCGGGCAATACGACGGGGACGAGCAGGTGTACGTGATCCCCTCCCAGGGCGGGGAACCCAAACAGCTCACCTATTACCCGGCCAAAGGACCTTTAGCGCCCCGGCACGGCTACGACAACCAGGTTTACGGCTGGACCCCCGACGGCAGCGCGGTGCTGTTTAGAAGCTTCATGGACGCCGACGGGGGGCGCACGGAAACCGCGCTGTACACGGTGAAGCTCACCGGAGGTTTGCCGGAGAAGCTGCCGATGCCTACCGCCGGCGCTGGGGATTTTTCTCCCGACGCCAAGAAGATGGTGTACTCGCCGCTCTTCCGCGACTTCCGCACCTGGAAGCGCTACGAAGGGGGCTGGGCTCAGGATCTGTACATCGTGGATCTGGCTTCTCTGGCTTTAACCCCTGTTTCCCCCACCAAGCGCACCGAGCGGGACCCCATGTGGATTGGGGACAAGGTTTACTTCGTTTCCGATCGGGATGGCACCTTAAACCTTTACAGCTTTGACCCCAGGAACCAAAACACCGAGCAACTCACGCACTCTAAAACCTGGGATGTGCGCTGGGCCTCCTCGGACAACCGGCGCTTCATCGTTTACGAGTTCGGTGGCGAGCTGCGGCTTTTCGACACGCAAACCAAGGAAGACCGCGCCATCCCCATCACCGTTCCTGATGATGGCCTGGCGGCCCGTCCTTCCTGGTATCGGGCCGACAAGAACGTGGAGGACTTCGCCTTGAGCCCCGCTGGCGAACGGGCGCTTTTTGTGGCGCGGGGCGACATCTTTACGGTTCCCGTGGAAAAAGGGCCCACCCGCAACCTCACCCAAAGCTCGGGGGCCCACGACAAGTGGGCGCGCTGGTCTCCCGACGGGAAGTACGTGGCGTTTGTGTCCGATGCCGATGGCGAGGAAAACATTTACCTGGTGGCCCAGGACGGCTCGGAAAAACCGGTACAGCTCACCAAGGGCTTGACCGCCATGCTTTACGCTCCCGAATGGTCCCCCACCGGCACACACCTGGCCTTCGCTGACAAGGACGGCAAGGTTTACCTCCTGGATGTGGCCAAGAAAACCTACGAGCTCATCGCCCAGGATGAGCGTTCCCGGGTGCAGGACTACAGCTTTTCGCCGGATGGCCAGTTTTTGGCCTTTTCGTTAAGCGATGCCAACGAAAACCGCTCCATTTACATTTACAGCTTGGCGGAGAAGAAACTCCACCGGGTCACCGATGAGCTTTTCGACGAGTGGGAGCCAGTGTGGGATCCCGAGGGCAACTACCTCTATTTCCTTTCCGATCGCGAATTTACCCCGCAAATTTCACAAGTTGAGTGGAACTTTGCCGGCAACCGCATGACCCGCCTTTACGCCCTGGTGCTTAAGAAAGACGGCAAGCACCCCTTCCCGCCGGAATCCGATGAGGTGAAGGTAGAAAGCGAAAAGCAAAAGAACGAAGCGGAAGCAGGCGGCGAAAAGGAAGCCGACAAGCAAGGAGAAAAAGGCAAGGCCAAACCCGAGAAGAAGTTGCCCACGGTGGTGGTGGACTTCGAGGGCTTGGGGCAAAGGGTGGTGCCAGTGCCTCTGGAGGGCGAAAACTACGGTGGGCTTGCGGCGGTGAAGGGCTACCTTTTGTACATCAAGCGCGGGGCGCCGTTTTACGGTCGCGATTCCTACGCCAAGCCCGGTCTGTACATTTACGATTTGAAAAAGCGCGAGGAATCGCTGCTGGTTGGCGAAGTGGGGTCCTATGCGGTTTCTGCTGATGGGAAAAAGGTCCTCGTGCAGCAGGGGAAGGCCTACAAGGTTTACGACGTCAAACCGCAGGCCAAGGACCCCAAGACCGTGTCCACGGCGGATCTCAAGGTGTACCGGGTTCCCCAGGAGGAGTGGGCGGAGATTTTCCGCGAGGTGTGGCGTCGCTACCGCGACTTCTTTTACGTGCGCAACATGCACGGCTACGACTGGAAAGCCATTGGCCAGCAATACGAGAAGCTCTTGCCTTACGTCAAGCACCGCAGCGATTTGAACTACCTCTTAGGGGAAATGGTTTCCGAGCTCAACGTGGGGCATGCCTACATTCAAGGCGGGGACTTCGAAATTCCCGAAAGACCGCAAGTGGCTCTGCCCGGGGCCCGCTTTGCCCTGGATGAAAAGGCCGGCCGCTACCGCATTGCCAAGATCTTCACCGGCGATCCCTTTGATGATAAGTACCGTGCGCCGCTTTCGGAAGTGGGTGTGGATGCGCGGGTTGGGGATTACGTGCTGGCGGTGGACGGTGTGGAGCTCAAGGCCCACGACAACATTTACCGTTTGCTCCAGCACAAGAAGGACCCCGTGACCTTGACGCTCAACAGCAAGCCGAGTTTCGAAGGAGCGCGAAAGGTCACCTACAAGCCCATCTTTGATGAGTCCAACCTGCTGTACTACGAATGGGTGAAGGAGAACCGCGAAAAGGTGGCAGCTCTTTCCGGCGGTCGCATTGGCTACCTGCACATCCCCGATATGGGCGCCGACGGCATTTACGAGTTCATCAAGTGGTACTACCCGCAAATCCGAAAGGAAGGCTTGGTCATTGATGTGCGCTCCAACGGCGGCGGCAACGTCTCCCAGTGGATCATCGAACGGCTGGACAACAAGCTCCTGGGCACGCGCTTTGGCAACCGCGGCGACCAGGCCCGCACCTACCCCTACACGGTGTTTTACGGGCACATGGCTTGCCTTTTGAACCAAACCTCAGCTTCTGACGGCGACATCTTCCCCCACATGTTCCGCAAGGCAGGTCTGGGCCCGCTCATCGGCAAGCGCTCCTGGGGCGGGGTGGTAGGGATTTCCTCCCACGGGCCGCTCATTGACGGTGGGCAGGTTTTTGTGCCCGAGCAGGGCACCAACGACGTGGACGGCTCGTGGGTCATTGAGGGCCACGGGGTGGATCCCGACATCGAGGTGGACAACGACCCCGCTTCGGTCATTGCCGGCCGGGACAACCAGCTGGAAAGGGCGGTGGCGTACCTCCTGGAGAAAATCGAGAAGGAACCCCGCAAGCTGCCCCAGCGCCCACCGGATCCGGTCAAAACCAAGTAG
- the xrtH gene encoding exosortase H, protein MNERFLALWREPATRFVLLFAAWLTVLFLLLALKPVNDHLVEPYTAFIAQEAAVVLRWFGVEAQAVGMTLSSPRFSVAIFHGCNGLEASIVLLSGILAFPSRWRWKAFGVVLGLLVIHVVNLVRVLSLFVLGMVKREWFSAFHNVIWQVVIVVLAVALLVVWAQYGKSRALAAPAEMGRG, encoded by the coding sequence ATGAACGAGCGTTTCCTGGCATTGTGGCGGGAGCCGGCCACACGCTTTGTGCTGCTTTTTGCCGCGTGGCTTACGGTTTTGTTTTTGCTTTTGGCTTTAAAGCCGGTGAACGACCATCTGGTGGAGCCCTACACGGCGTTTATTGCCCAAGAGGCGGCGGTGGTGTTGCGTTGGTTTGGGGTGGAAGCGCAAGCGGTGGGGATGACCTTGAGCTCGCCGCGTTTTTCCGTAGCGATTTTTCACGGCTGCAACGGGCTGGAAGCCAGCATCGTGCTTCTCTCCGGCATTTTAGCTTTCCCCTCCCGCTGGCGCTGGAAGGCTTTTGGCGTGGTGTTGGGTCTTTTGGTGATTCACGTGGTGAATTTGGTGCGGGTGCTTTCGCTTTTTGTGCTGGGGATGGTGAAGCGGGAGTGGTTTTCGGCCTTTCACAACGTCATTTGGCAGGTGGTGATTGTGGTTTTGGCGGTAGCGTTGCTGGTTGTTTGGGCCCAGTACGGGAAGAGCAGGGCGCTGGCGGCGCCGGCGGAGATGGGACGTGGGTAG
- a CDS encoding OmcA/MtrC family decaheme c-type cytochrome, producing the protein PGVEVKLCVLCHNATQSLDPDTGNKVEFREMIHKIHRGKDLPSVQAGRPYRIIGFNQSVNDYSTVAFPQDIRNCTKCHQGTSEAHIWYTRPNRTACGSCHDNVNWETGEGHAAGPQANDDACASCHVPEGESEFDASIKGAHTVPTKSKQLRGLSMEILAVTNAAPGQKPTVTFRVTNKDDGSVVAPSSLNSLNLHLGGPTTDYASYVTESARGASFNGDTAVYTFNYALPADASGTWVVTADAYRNVTIDNHTETGLTLREAAQNPVYYFAVTDSQPQPRRAVVDLANCNKCHDTLALHGGQRFKTEECVVCHNANKDDRGRRPADKQPPESVHFKYLIHKIHTGEDLSRDFTVYGFGNVPHNYNEVRYPGDRRNCVTCHKAGTYQLPLPSGLLPTQAPRDYYTPIQPEAAACLSCHDTAYAAAHAYVNTAPFAEACAACHGNNAEFSVDKVHAR; encoded by the coding sequence CCGGGCGTGGAGGTGAAGCTTTGCGTTTTGTGTCACAACGCCACCCAGTCGCTGGATCCCGACACCGGCAATAAGGTGGAGTTCCGGGAGATGATTCACAAGATCCACCGGGGCAAGGACCTTCCCAGTGTGCAGGCCGGTCGGCCCTACAGGATCATTGGCTTCAACCAGTCGGTTAATGATTACTCCACCGTGGCGTTCCCCCAAGACATCCGCAATTGCACCAAGTGCCACCAGGGGACCAGCGAGGCCCACATTTGGTACACCCGGCCTAACCGGACGGCCTGCGGTTCCTGCCACGACAACGTGAACTGGGAAACTGGCGAAGGCCACGCGGCGGGTCCTCAAGCCAACGATGACGCGTGCGCATCTTGCCACGTTCCTGAAGGTGAGTCGGAATTTGACGCTTCGATTAAGGGAGCTCACACGGTTCCCACCAAGTCCAAGCAGCTTCGCGGTCTGAGCATGGAAATTCTCGCCGTAACCAACGCTGCCCCCGGGCAAAAGCCAACGGTGACGTTCCGCGTGACCAACAAGGACGACGGCAGCGTGGTTGCTCCCTCTAGCCTCAACTCTTTGAACCTGCACTTGGGTGGTCCCACCACGGATTACGCCAGCTATGTCACGGAAAGCGCCCGGGGGGCGAGCTTTAATGGCGACACCGCGGTGTACACCTTTAATTACGCTTTGCCGGCAGACGCCAGTGGCACCTGGGTGGTGACGGCCGATGCCTACCGCAACGTGACCATTGATAACCACACCGAGACCGGCTTAACCCTGCGGGAGGCGGCGCAAAACCCCGTGTACTACTTTGCGGTAACCGATAGCCAACCGCAGCCGCGCCGGGCGGTGGTGGATCTGGCGAACTGCAACAAGTGCCACGATACGCTCGCCCTGCACGGCGGCCAACGCTTCAAGACTGAGGAATGCGTGGTGTGCCACAACGCCAACAAGGACGACCGCGGCCGTCGCCCCGCCGACAAGCAGCCACCAGAATCGGTGCACTTCAAGTACCTCATTCACAAGATCCACACCGGTGAGGACCTTTCCCGGGACTTCACGGTGTACGGCTTTGGCAACGTGCCGCACAACTACAACGAGGTTCGCTACCCCGGTGACCGCCGCAACTGCGTGACCTGCCACAAGGCCGGCACGTACCAACTGCCGCTGCCGTCGGGGTTGTTGCCTACCCAGGCCCCGCGCGATTACTACACCCCCATTCAGCCTGAGGCTGCCGCATGCCTTTCTTGCCACGACACCGCCTACGCCGCCGCGCATGCCTACGTCAACACCGCTCCCTTTGCCGAGGCTTGTGCTGCTTGCCATGGCAACAACGCGGAGTTTTCGGTTGACAAGGTCCACGCCAGGTAG